The Zeugodacus cucurbitae isolate PBARC_wt_2022May chromosome 4, idZeuCucr1.2, whole genome shotgun sequence genome includes the window TAGAGATTAGTAGACAGTGAGTGGGTTTATTCCtagaataaataaacaaagaacATCGATGGAGAAGCTGATGAGTTGAGAAGGCTTGGACAAAGCCACAGAAGAGTAGagaaaaagtcataaaaacaGTAATAAAATGATTTGAATATAAGTAGGTAAGTATGTATAAGAGTCAAAGAGTAAGCGTAAATGGATAAAGTGTCTCGAAGCTTTCATTCAAGCCCAACAACATAATGATTCATTATATTGGTTTCTTTAAAAAAACCATTTGCGGAGCGGATCAAACTTAATGACGTACATTTTTTTGTAGGCGTTATCAAAAGCACGCAAGTTACTTAAGTTTTTTGTGAAGTTTTTATGCGGAcgtgagagtatgtatgtaggtacttTTATGGTTAAGAAGTTATCGCACTAAATGTAAAAGAGTTCTTATTGGGATAGGTCGGTTTCAGCAGCTGATACTCAACGACAGCAGAACTTACTCATGTGAAGGAAAGACTGCCAGATTATGCTGTGTCAGCATTTCTTTTCGTTTGTAGCGACTCGTGTGGGTAATTCCGTTgtgatttgaataaaaaaaatgctcGTGAATATTTACTTATGGTTTATAAGTGCAGAAATATGAATGAATTAATaatgtacaatttttttaagatatggCAACACTTTGACTATATCATTATAAACCATTAATAGACCAATGATATGTATGAAGTTGTCGTGAAAGCCTATTCTTCTAACTAGTTAATTAACTCTTCAACTACAATCcacttaattaatatattagcgTATGTTTCTTAGCGTTAACGGGTCTTCAAAATTTCTAAtgtctaatttttataaaatttatgactTTAGCATTGCTTCGCGACCGTTAACTCTTTTGTTTTCTCTACTTGAAATTCACCAAAACTCAACTCACCTATTAACCCATAACTCAAGGGAGCTCTATACTATATacacttatattatatatagagatTTCTATATAAACATGAAACATGTTGTAGCGCTTAATCTGATGCTGATTCATGTTTTCGGAAACTGATCGAAGAAATCACAGCTGCCTGACTTTCACCACTACCGACCGGCTTAGGTGTTCGGGCATTAGCAATACATAGTTTCAGCTGAATTGACACTGATGATGATGCTGTGGTttgggaaattaaaaattacaaaatcttGCTTTTTTATGCTTGCTGGCTTGATGACGAAagcttttaagaaaaatattaacaatgagtcgtgttttttttcatatttatttgcgcAACCGAAGTCAGCTGGAGTGAGACTCAGAAGCcgaaaaaatgaaatgagcGCCAATCACGGCTAATTAATGACCGTAGGCAGATACTCAGCGCGTATGccattatattttgaaatacaaGAATTTTTATCgtagaaacaaaattattaaaaacaaaaaagaattctCCACTAATGTCTTCTTCAAgcattgtttaatttatttaaatgcgcCAAAAAACAATGTAAAGGTCATTGCGCGTTGTGAAAGATTTTACGAAAATTTCTGTACCGCTATAACTGATTTAACGCGACGCATACAGTTAGTTAGCATAACAAAGCTGAGAATTATGagccattaaattaaaataaatgaaaaattctagCTAACAGTTTACAGCGCCTTTTGTGCTCGCTGCGAATTAACAAATTCCAAAAAAGCGACGTCagcattattgtaaaattgcaaaaataaaattatttacagcTACAGCTAGCGCGCGTCGCTTGCCGCTCACTGTGTTGCGCGCGCGCATGCGCTGTTTACTCAATCAGCTTCACCTTATTCAGCGCGTGTACTGCACTCAGCTGCGCGCGACCGCTGGTACTGTGGCGCCCCATAAAAGTGCTGATCTCGGTTGGCGCGCATTAGCCGCTTTGGCTTGTTGTTTGGCCAGCACGTGGTGCAACTGCGCGCGCTGGTCTGCTGTCCGCTGGCCGCTGGTCGCACAAACTTTCCAAACCACATTCTTCGCCTGGCTTATTTATGGGCGTGCGTATTTATAGTTACCGCTGTTTGTATTTACATAGGTGGAATATgcattgaatttgaatatttagttTCTTGTGTTTCTCTTAAACTCTGCTGTATTGTTGTCGCCGTACCGTAGAATTTTGTGCGCATTTTAAATAAGTTATTAATTAGCATATATTTAAACGCTGATTTGCATATGTCGCGCGTTTGAAAGTCAAACGGTTAGTTGTTGATTGGTTGGAGACCCCTTAGGAGCAGATTGTTGCTGTTAGAGAGACTGACTTTTCGCACCAAAGATCGGAGTTACGAAGTTTACTTTGCAAGGTGATCTTTAAGTGGCGATCTTCGAAAGTTCacattttaatgcaaaatttaaccgtttcgcaaaaaaatatttttaaagtagtacgatgtgtgttcaaaaaataacgggaatttttggagtttgaaaaaaaaatattgactcatcttcaaaatagtccctacTCGATTGTACGtccaaacacttctcaaactcgtaTGTTCATCGTTAGATCGCTACTTATCCCGAATTAGAAAAAGGAAggtcaactattttttttaatataatcgtTTTTcgaaagaatatacatatataaagtagtACGATGTGTGTACAAAAAATAACCggattttttggtaaaaaaaatattgactgatcttcattagtgctgctgcctttaaaatagtccccactCGATATTattcgtcgaaacacttctcacaCTGAGATGTTCATCGTTAGATCGCTACAGATCCTGAactagagaaaaaaatataaactattcTAGTTTCGGGAAGAAGGTCCTGTCTGTAATAAGTATTGTTTAGACACAATCTAAATGAAAGCATTAATTAGTTGCACAGAggattttcttaaattcacatctAACCATTTCACCACAAACTTTACTCTCGAAGAAAGACCGTCAAATTTTGATATGAATCAGTAAGTGAATGGGTTGGAAACAGGAGTGTGATCTATACCAAATATTTGATATCACTCAGAAATTAGTCAACTCTTTTCTATAAGTTCCCATGTTACATAGTGATCTCACAATATCGCTCAtcagaaaacatataaaaatgaattaaagttCATACTTATAAGAAACCTCTTGAGAACATAAAAACTTGGTAGGTGAAGACGATGGCCCTCGACACACTTGAAACAGAAAATGTGCTGATCCACATATTTCAAATCTGAACCAGTGTCGGATATCGATCAAAGATTTCTTGTTGAGATCACCAAGGAATATTTTATTGAGAATAATCTTAATGAAGAGTTCTTTGATTTTATAGCCTTCATGGAATTATGAAGTGAGATCAGTGAGACTTATCCTTCGATCATCTTTCTTAAAGTCGGTTAAATATATTGGTTTGCATCTGGGGATGACCAGATATTTGAAGTCAGATACTGTTTAGTATTAAGAATAAGTATTTTAGTAACTCATATGTGTCTAAAAACTAGTTCTATTACGGAATTAATCAAAGATTGAAAGATCAGTGATGAAAATCATTGATGCTACCAACTTATATACTTTTCAGCCGTATAGTGGAGCTTATGAAATGTTATTTCACTGATCCAAGTCTTCTGAGAACTTGTGTAATCAAGAGTACCTACCATAACCCGCCCATAAATCCGatgttgtaaaatttatatatatatatattttcccaaaTTTCCTAGTTGGAACACTGGGCCTCTCAGATTCAGTCTTCAAAATGTCTAATATAATTCATATGATATACACAGCCTCTCCGAACACACACCCTTCACTTTTCCTGCAGGGTATTCCATAGGTAAACTGCTTTGATTCAATTTCTTCAGCATCGATGATTGCTGTGATCCGCGATTAGCAGAACAAGTTTGTTTATGCCTGGGAATATTATTTTCATGGGAGCGTTTCTATTTGtaccgcttgttgttgttgttgttgctattgcgcTTGTGACATTTAAATCTAATGTTTGGCTATTGTTGACTGTATTGGAACTAATACGATTGTTGAGAAACATtagtattgttgctgttgctgttgttgttgtgaacgtACGACAGAATTTGGGTGTTCGATAGCGACGGTGTTGTCACGGGTTTACAATGTTGGTGTGGTTGTTGTAGGCAGGTGATTATTTCAAATGACGCTTGTTGTAGTGTTATTAgtatgcgttgttgttgttgctcattgatatgtgtatttgttgtttgaacttattattattgcaacTACAATGTGTTGAGCGTAGCCGCTCCGCCGCTACTTTGTAGTTGTAATGGCTGTTTAgcgtgcttttgttgttattactatggttgttgttgttgtagctaatatatttatatgcggtGCTTGTGTTTGTGCTGCTgttattgattttgttgttgttgttctggcGGTGTTTAGTGAATatattaagtatttttgttgttgttttacgaacttttttatttatttaatttctatttctatttcgatTTCGTCTTGTCAACAACACTTACAAAACTAAAGCGGATGAGCGACAGTATTCAGCattcaaattcaaatgcaatattcatatgtaaatttgattttcgaaaacatttggGCCCAACCGCTGGCAGCATCATCGCGGCGCGTTCTCACAAATTTCGACAAGTTCGTTGCTTCAGTCTTCGGTGCCGCTTCGACGCGTCTGGCAGGCGTTTAATGACGCTTATTCACTGTAATATTGAAATTACTTGAAAGCATAGAAAAACATTTTGAAGAAAACAAGGAAAATACGAGTTCAATTATAATTGAAAGCAAGTAAACAGCCGGAAATAATGAGCTTAGCTTAGAACGCGCaacgcaaaaaaacaaaaaaaaactggaaCATCATTAACCGCACTAACCAGCAGCGCCCTCGTAAACACTAGACAAACAGCGACTCAAAAggaacgcacaacaacaacagcagtagctAATTAAGTCAAACAATCCAATCAGCAAAGCAGACATTGCGCATTAAACTAATCAAGAACGAACGCGTCGCCGCCTTCGCGCGCACAACACACATTTAGTACACTGTTTCGCCGCGCTAACCGCAGTTGAACGCGCGCCGCCCTCgtcaacataaaacaaaaatgtgcaaAACGCCGAGTTCACGTCTGCTGCTGCGGCTCATAATCGATGTTGTGATTTTAATTGCGCTCTGCTGCGTCGCGCTGATTGCGCTGCCCAAACTATTGCCCACCACGCGGCGCGGCTTCTTCTGCAGCGATGTCGCGTTGCGCTACCCTTACACCGCATCGCTGTTGAGTCGCGTACACATCACAATTGCGGTGATCGCACTACCCGCCGCCATTATGCTGGTGGTGGAGATGTTGTGGGCGGCGGTGCGCGCATCACGCAAGTCTGAGACAAACACAATTTCGACGCGTCGCGCCGGCGTGCAACAATTCGTATTCGTTGGCATCAACATACCGACCTTCGTGAGTGAGTGCTACAAGATTGTCGGCGCCTACTTCTTTGGCCTGGCGCTGGTACTGATAGCAGCGCGCGCAACGAAAAACTTTGTGGGTCGCTTGCGCCCTTACTTCTTCGACGTCTGCCAACCGCAGTTGTTGGAGACACTTGGCGGTGGTTTGGCTTGTGAGCGCCCTAACGCGCCGCATGCGCTTAATGTCACCAGCGGTTATATTGAGGACTATGAGTGCTACGAATTGGCCGCCTCTGCGGAGTTGTTGGCCATGGCGCGCCAATCCTTTCCCAGCAGCTACACAGCCACTGTCGTCTACGCGATGTGCTTCATTGTGTTTTATCTGCAGGCGCGTCTCTCTAAGCGCGCGCTGTTGGTGTTGAAGACTTTGCTGCAATTCGGTTTTCTCATTTTGGCCGCGCTAGTCGCCATTGAGCGTTTCTATACGCACCAGAATCACTGGTCGGACATATTGGCGGGCGCAGTTTTAGGTTTCTTCATTGCAGGCTTTACGACGCTCGCGGTGGCGGATGTCTTCAAGAGTTTGCCGCTGAAGAAACGTAAGCCAAGAGATGATTCCAACCGTATTTATGGCTACTATGGTGTTAATCGTATTgcaaaatattattgatttgatGGATTTATGTGTCAGTTTAGATTAGAAATTACGTTGGAAGTTGTGTATAGTTTTTAGCTTATATTAcaagtgcaataaaaatattaaaacaaaaaaaaattgtattttttatttgataagtgaaagatttgaaaattttcaacgcaCAGTGGGACCAAAAAGaaacttttttaacaaaattattttaaaatgcttTGCTAGTTGCTGTTATTTTGTtgggaaaaatattttagaaaaaacagGAGTTTTAAAAAGCGAAAGATGATAATCGCACAGTGGgacaaatttttgaattatgaaaataatatttttttaaattcatataaaagttaagatatttgaaatggataatagtttaaaattatatagGCACAGTGGGacaaaataccaaatttttgcataaatattttttattatatataatcgatttatataaatctaataaatacagttctttttaaaaaattttaatttcaaaaattttcagcgCACAGTGGGACCAAATAacctattttttaatcaaaatattttaaattcgttttttattttatagtaaaattcTTTTAGAAaagtaagaattaaaaaatatcaaaattgatAATCGTACAGTGGATAAaacgaataaattttataagaaaatatttttttatttcatataaaacttaagatatttgaaatggataatagtttaaaattatatagGCACAGTGGGACGAAATATCTaagttttgcataaatattttttaatatataaaaattattatatagaaatctaataaatacagttttatttaaaaaatttaattttaaaaattttcaacgcACAGTGGGACCAAATAACCaactttttaatcaaaatattttaaattcttttttttattttatagtaaaactattttagaaaagtaggaataaaaaatatcaaagttGATAATCGCACAGTGggacaaattaataaattttatgacaaaataatttttttttaatttttaaaaattaatatatgtagtttaattgaaaaatatggtaAAATTCACCATGTACAGTTGatcgaaatataaaatttttaaccaaatatttttattaattttataaaaatttattatttttaactaattcctataaataatatttttaaattttttttttaatttttcctgctaatattatattatcttcCTAATTGTGTagcaattttattgtaattaatattttacgcCACACAAAGTCACTTTTCAGCCCACTGTTTATACGGAAAAATATTGTATGCAAGTATTCAAGCAACTCAAGAATGTAAACAACTAGTCAAAAGCTTACTTATCGAGTTTCTACCGCCGAAGCTTTTCATTAAGTAGCAACACATGTGAGCGCAAGTAGAACAGCTATTATAGAACAAGAACCTAAAGCTTACGTTCCACAAGCTTCCGGGCGATCTGTTGAGACATTGAAGAAATTCTAAAGaattaataaagcaaatgaACGTTAAGTAGGCACTTAAGCACAGACACATCAATTTTTTATGTGAACCGCGGCCCTCTAGCAATAccacatctacatatataaacgACTACTTAGACTTGAGTATATCTCATGTGTAAAACCAGTTAAACAGCAGAAACTacaaaatgctttaaaaaacGGCAGTTAACCAGCAGctagacaacaacaatacacagttacttaaaacaacagcaacaataaaaagcgAAGCATTTCTTAGTCAACGCGTAGGTTGTTAATGGACCCACAGTGACTTTGCTGGTGTTGACAAGTGTTCGCACGCCTTTCGGGGTCGTGGATTGTACGAAATACACAACTCAGCAGCTTATGTAAGACACATGTATGCATAATTGGCTGATCTTTTGAATGACCCGCCGGCTGCCCTAACTACACACAGTCACACACACTCGTCTGCAGCGCCGGCGCATCACTCATTGCAGCGACAGCGCCAACCAACGCCAGATGAAAGGAAGTACAATGTCAACAGCTGCGAAATTGCGGAGTTATGAGGGTGTAAATTAAGTAACGGCGGccttaattcttttttattattattattattattcatggAGCGCTACGGAAGTCGGCAAGCCATTCTGCTGGcattcacacaaacacacttatgTATATGGACTGAGCGATTTGGCGCCATTGCAAAATTAATATTCTCAATGCATTATTCTCATATAATGACGCTATGCAAAAGCAGACAGCTCACTTACCAGCTTTGCTCAGTGCAGCTCATTTTTGGCGCGCTTCTGTCAAGCGCATGCAATTGTATGCCCgtggttgcatgcaacaagtGACGCTGTTTACTGGTTTAGTcgtcaattttattattgtttttgtgttttacaCTATGCTAATAAACAACTGAAACTTGAtgatcatttgttgttgtttttgttttatcgtAGTAGTAGTCTATAAGTCTCGTTCGCCGTGCTCTCGTGTCTTATGGCGCGGTCTTAATGCATAGATCTCGTAGTCAATTGAAATCTCGACAGTTTAGGCATCAAattgagtacaacaacaaatacatatgtatgtcgtaAATGAATTGAACGTAAAACTTAAATGGCTAGTTAAGCGCTTAGATTTGTGTGGAAAGACTTATTCAAtaggagaaaaaatatatataaaaaataataaatgaaaaaagattatgtatatgaaaaaaatattagaatttaaaaaaaaataaaaacaagagaaaaatcaaaaacaaaaaattattaaaaaatatgaaatacaa containing:
- the LOC105220728 gene encoding putative phosphatidate phosphatase; amino-acid sequence: MCKTPSSRLLLRLIIDVVILIALCCVALIALPKLLPTTRRGFFCSDVALRYPYTASLLSRVHITIAVIALPAAIMLVVEMLWAAVRASRKSETNTISTRRAGVQQFVFVGINIPTFVSECYKIVGAYFFGLALVLIAARATKNFVGRLRPYFFDVCQPQLLETLGGGLACERPNAPHALNVTSGYIEDYECYELAASAELLAMARQSFPSSYTATVVYAMCFIVFYLQARLSKRALLVLKTLLQFGFLILAALVAIERFYTHQNHWSDILAGAVLGFFIAGFTTLAVADVFKSLPLKKRKPRDDSNRIYGYYGVNRIAKYY